In Pseudomonas sp. R76, one genomic interval encodes:
- a CDS encoding MFS transporter encodes MPTSPRGSLVALSLSMLLASLGTSIANVGLPHLAQVFDASFHAVQWVVLAYLLAITAVIVNAGSLGDRFGRRRLLVMGLLLFSLACALCGVAPTLEWLIGARILQGLGAAVMMAMTLGMVGDTVTKERTGRVMGLLGTMSAVGTAMGPSVGGVLLGVWGWRALFLVGVPLGVLAAALAWRYLPVDRQHGTATSREAFWVPLREPALRAGLAMSALVSAVIMATFVVGPFYLSHGLGLDSAAMGLTMAVGPCVSALNGLPAGHLTDRFGSQRMTLTGLGLMAFGALSLSLAAGLLAYLASLILLTLGYSLFQAANNTAVMSDVAASRRGTISGLLNLSRNLGLIVGASGLGAVFAWASPDVTHATGQAVANGLHVTFAVALALIIVASTFARRRHSAVNGLQNTR; translated from the coding sequence ATGCCCACGTCTCCAAGAGGCAGCCTCGTCGCGCTGTCGCTGTCCATGTTGCTGGCCTCGCTCGGCACCAGCATCGCCAATGTCGGCCTGCCGCACTTGGCGCAGGTGTTTGATGCATCGTTTCACGCCGTGCAATGGGTGGTGCTGGCCTACCTGTTGGCGATCACGGCGGTAATCGTCAACGCCGGCAGCCTCGGTGATCGCTTCGGGCGCCGTCGGCTGTTGGTCATGGGCTTGCTGCTGTTCAGCCTGGCCTGCGCGCTGTGCGGCGTCGCGCCCACACTTGAATGGCTGATTGGCGCGCGCATCCTGCAAGGCCTGGGTGCGGCGGTCATGATGGCGATGACCTTGGGCATGGTCGGCGACACCGTTACCAAAGAGCGCACCGGGCGCGTGATGGGCTTGCTCGGCACGATGTCAGCCGTGGGCACGGCCATGGGCCCGAGTGTCGGCGGCGTGCTGCTCGGTGTGTGGGGCTGGCGCGCGTTGTTTCTGGTGGGTGTGCCATTGGGCGTGTTGGCTGCCGCCCTCGCCTGGCGTTATTTGCCGGTGGATCGGCAGCACGGCACCGCAACTTCGCGTGAGGCATTCTGGGTGCCATTGCGCGAGCCAGCGTTGCGCGCCGGCCTGGCGATGAGTGCGTTGGTGTCGGCGGTGATCATGGCTACCTTCGTGGTCGGGCCGTTCTATTTGTCCCATGGCCTGGGGCTCGACTCCGCCGCAATGGGCCTGACGATGGCGGTCGGGCCCTGTGTCTCAGCGCTCAACGGCCTACCGGCGGGCCACCTCACCGACCGCTTCGGCAGCCAGCGCATGACCCTCACGGGGTTGGGCCTCATGGCCTTCGGCGCCTTGTCACTGTCTCTCGCCGCAGGCCTGTTGGCGTACCTGGCCTCGCTGATCCTGTTGACGCTGGGCTACAGCCTGTTCCAGGCCGCCAATAACACTGCGGTGATGAGCGATGTCGCAGCCTCGCGACGCGGCACGATTTCCGGCCTGCTGAACCTGTCGCGCAACCTCGGCCTGATTGTTGGCGCCTCGGGCCTGGGCGCAGTGTTTGCCTGGGCCAGCCCCGATGTAACCCACGCCACGGGGCAAGCCGTGGCTAATGGCCTGCACGTGACCTTCGCCGTGGCACTGGCCTTGATCATCGTCGCCAGCACCTTTGCCAGGCGCCGCCACAGCGCCGTGAACGGCCTGCAGAACACCCGTTGA
- a CDS encoding LysR family transcriptional regulator, translating into MPDLNLLITLDVLLTEGSVARAAQRLRLSPSAMSRALARLRETTGDPLLVRAGRGLVPTPRALELREQVSRLVQEAQTVLRPAQTLDMGQVTRTFTLRASEEFVENLGPALLARIAQEAPGVRLHFVNKTDNDSALLREGSVDLVIGVVDPGASPEVLTQALFRDRLVGVVRSGHPLSQGAVSAERFAEGRHVYVSRRGLDRGQVDEALQAQGLNRDISTIVAGFATAIALARDTNLIASVPERYTVNQREGLYSFALPLSIPTFTVAMLWHPRQDADLAHRWLRGCLREVCGP; encoded by the coding sequence ATGCCCGATCTCAACTTGCTGATCACCCTGGATGTGTTGCTCACCGAAGGCAGTGTCGCGCGTGCGGCCCAGCGCCTGCGCCTGAGCCCATCGGCCATGAGCCGCGCACTCGCACGCTTGCGCGAAACCACCGGCGACCCCTTGCTGGTGCGCGCCGGGCGCGGCCTGGTGCCCACGCCGCGCGCGCTCGAGCTACGTGAGCAGGTCAGCCGACTGGTGCAGGAGGCGCAGACGGTACTGCGCCCCGCGCAAACTTTGGACATGGGGCAGGTGACGCGCACTTTTACGCTGCGCGCCAGCGAGGAATTTGTCGAAAACCTCGGCCCGGCGTTGCTGGCGCGTATCGCCCAGGAGGCACCTGGCGTGCGCTTGCACTTCGTCAACAAAACCGACAACGACTCTGCGCTGCTGCGCGAGGGCAGCGTCGACTTGGTGATCGGTGTGGTCGACCCCGGCGCCAGCCCTGAGGTGCTGACCCAGGCGCTGTTTCGTGATCGCCTGGTCGGCGTGGTGCGCAGCGGCCATCCGCTGAGCCAGGGCGCCGTCAGCGCCGAGCGTTTCGCCGAAGGCCGGCACGTGTACGTCTCCAGGCGCGGGCTCGACCGTGGCCAGGTCGACGAGGCCCTGCAAGCACAAGGCCTGAACCGTGACATCAGCACTATCGTCGCCGGGTTTGCCACCGCGATTGCCCTGGCCCGCGACACGAACCTCATCGCCAGCGTGCCCGAACGCTACACCGTCAACCAACGCGAGGGGCTCTACAGCTTTGCGCTGCCGTTATCGATACCGACGTTTACCGTGGCCATGCTCTGGCACCCACGCCAGGACGCCGACCTGGCCCATCGCTGGTTACGCGGTTGTTTGCGCGAGGTGTGCGGGCCATGA
- a CDS encoding COG4315 family predicted lipoprotein — protein sequence MLKKFSLAVAVLIACASSMAFAAPAKVADSAKGKVLVDSKGMTLYTFAKDSAGKSVCNGQCLANWPAFTAQAAAKDADGYTVITRDDGSKQWAYKGQALYTWVKDSKPGDISGDGVGGNWNLAKP from the coding sequence ATGCTGAAAAAATTCTCCCTCGCTGTTGCCGTCCTGATTGCCTGCGCGTCGTCCATGGCGTTTGCCGCCCCGGCCAAAGTGGCCGACAGCGCCAAAGGCAAAGTGCTGGTGGACAGCAAAGGGATGACCCTTTACACCTTCGCCAAAGACAGCGCGGGTAAATCGGTGTGCAACGGCCAATGCCTGGCCAACTGGCCGGCGTTCACCGCCCAGGCGGCGGCAAAAGATGCCGACGGCTACACCGTGATCACCCGTGACGACGGCAGCAAACAATGGGCCTACAAAGGCCAGGCGCTGTACACCTGGGTCAAGGACAGCAAACCGGGCGACATCAGCGGTGACGGCGTTGGCGGCAACTGGAACCTGGCCAAGCCCTAA
- a CDS encoding GNAT family N-acetyltransferase, translating to MFSLTRYTTPCPEPINAQILQMVVDNLTDISSVALPPSNLLYNIYQYAIGFEVHLYLEALNGSKGIAVELVVAMDAEQLVGFCLYLPVKDDPQACGIAFMAVQAGRRRQGVARAMIEDVLARYPHAELACAVEKVPAFAAMGFQVRGARGTQVLMNTRDYGTDGLMGVLDVAAIYSSLEVRQIHTYLLQKHGKRAMVDAEKQRDRHLDQLVRKVQRFIAEQ from the coding sequence ATGTTCAGCCTTACCCGCTACACCACACCGTGCCCCGAGCCAATCAACGCGCAGATCCTGCAGATGGTGGTGGATAACCTCACTGACATCAGCAGCGTGGCGCTGCCGCCGAGTAACTTGCTCTACAACATCTACCAGTACGCCATTGGCTTTGAGGTGCACCTGTACCTGGAGGCACTGAACGGCTCGAAAGGCATTGCCGTTGAACTGGTGGTGGCGATGGACGCGGAACAGCTTGTTGGCTTTTGCCTGTACCTGCCGGTCAAAGATGACCCGCAAGCCTGCGGCATCGCGTTCATGGCGGTGCAGGCCGGCAGGCGCCGCCAGGGTGTGGCCCGCGCGATGATTGAGGACGTGCTGGCGCGCTATCCCCACGCCGAGTTGGCCTGTGCGGTGGAAAAGGTCCCGGCTTTTGCGGCCATGGGTTTTCAAGTACGCGGCGCGCGCGGCACGCAGGTGCTGATGAACACCCGGGACTACGGCACTGACGGTTTGATGGGCGTGCTGGACGTGGCGGCGATTTATAGCTCGCTGGAAGTGCGGCAGATTCACACGTACCTGCTGCAAAAGCACGGCAAGCGCGCGATGGTGGATGCGGAGAAACAGCGCGATCGGCACCTGGACCAGTTGGTGCGCAAGGTTCAGCGGTTTATCGCTGAACAATAA
- a CDS encoding UPF0149 family protein, which produces MLTQPLNAADFEFIEDTLLKYGDDHSVLNLAELDGYFTALVSSPAQVDVAQWFPAIWGGQNPDWENAEEAQQFLELCVRHMNTLAAQLATDAQAFKARFDDTEHQGQVVTLAEEWCFGYIRGAAIGNWPELPVEQAALLEKISWCAEQDNFELPADLDVDAHQQRVSAIEPAARALHDYWLSKR; this is translated from the coding sequence ATGCTCACCCAACCTCTCAACGCCGCCGATTTCGAATTCATCGAAGACACCCTGCTCAAATACGGCGACGATCATTCGGTGCTGAACCTGGCCGAACTCGACGGCTACTTCACCGCGCTGGTTTCAAGCCCGGCGCAAGTGGACGTCGCGCAGTGGTTCCCGGCCATTTGGGGTGGGCAGAACCCGGACTGGGAGAACGCTGAAGAGGCCCAGCAGTTCCTGGAACTGTGCGTGCGCCATATGAATACCCTCGCCGCGCAACTGGCAACCGATGCCCAGGCATTCAAAGCTCGTTTTGATGACACCGAGCATCAGGGCCAAGTCGTGACGCTGGCTGAGGAATGGTGCTTTGGCTACATCCGTGGCGCCGCGATAGGCAATTGGCCTGAACTGCCCGTCGAGCAGGCCGCACTGCTGGAGAAAATTTCCTGGTGTGCCGAGCAGGACAACTTCGAGTTGCCGGCGGACCTGGATGTAGACGCCCATCAACAGCGAGTCAGCGCAATCGAACCGGCTGCGCGGGCACTGCATGATTACTGGTTGAGCAAACGCTGA
- a CDS encoding chloride channel protein: MPSTFRSSLILALVVVLTGIGAGLGGMLLALLLHGIQHLAYGYSLDSLVSHETFLWGVTAAAPERRFIVLVMCGLVAGVGWWTIYRYGRPLVSIKQAVSEKMPSMPPKTTLAHALLQIITVALGSPLGREVAPREVGAVVASWLSQRARLEPRMHRLIVACGAGAGLAAVYNVPLGGAVFVLEVLVAAFSWPAAVIALATSALGAAVAWIGLGAESQYVVPHFVLSPALIAWAVVCGPVFGLAAYGFTRFTGAARANAARGWRLPVLALLNFTIIGGLAMLLPQILGNGKGPAQLGFDNELTITLAAILLVVKVLITASSLRAGAEGGLLTPGLANGALLAIILGGAWSLAWPGVPLGAFAIIGAAAFLAASMSMPLTAIVLVAEFTRIDHDFLVPIILAVVGSMCVSKLCARWENAGKKPA, from the coding sequence ATGCCGTCCACGTTTCGTTCATCGTTGATTCTGGCCCTGGTGGTCGTGCTGACCGGTATTGGCGCCGGCCTGGGCGGCATGCTTCTGGCGTTGCTGCTGCATGGCATCCAGCACCTGGCTTACGGCTACAGCCTCGACAGCCTGGTCAGTCATGAAACCTTTTTATGGGGCGTAACGGCCGCCGCGCCGGAGCGCCGGTTTATCGTCCTGGTGATGTGCGGCCTGGTCGCCGGCGTGGGTTGGTGGACGATCTATCGCTATGGCCGCCCACTGGTGAGCATCAAGCAGGCGGTGTCGGAAAAGATGCCGAGCATGCCACCCAAAACCACCCTCGCCCACGCCCTGTTGCAGATCATCACTGTGGCCCTCGGCTCGCCGCTGGGGCGCGAAGTGGCGCCGCGTGAAGTCGGCGCGGTGGTGGCAAGCTGGTTGTCCCAGCGCGCACGCCTGGAACCCCGGATGCACCGATTAATCGTGGCCTGCGGCGCGGGTGCCGGGCTCGCGGCGGTGTACAACGTGCCGCTGGGCGGCGCGGTGTTTGTGCTGGAAGTGCTGGTAGCGGCATTCAGCTGGCCGGCGGCGGTGATTGCGCTGGCGACCTCGGCCCTTGGTGCGGCGGTGGCGTGGATCGGCCTGGGCGCAGAGTCGCAATATGTAGTGCCGCACTTTGTGCTGAGCCCGGCGCTGATTGCCTGGGCGGTGGTGTGCGGGCCGGTGTTTGGCCTGGCCGCCTACGGTTTTACCCGCTTTACCGGCGCTGCCAGGGCGAATGCCGCGCGTGGCTGGCGCCTGCCGGTGTTGGCGCTGCTCAACTTCACCATTATCGGCGGGCTGGCGATGCTGCTGCCGCAAATCCTCGGTAATGGCAAAGGCCCGGCGCAATTGGGCTTCGACAATGAACTGACGATCACCCTGGCCGCCATTCTGCTGGTGGTCAAGGTGCTGATCACCGCCAGCAGCCTGCGCGCCGGGGCCGAAGGCGGCCTGCTGACGCCGGGGCTGGCGAATGGTGCCTTATTGGCAATCATCCTCGGTGGCGCCTGGAGCCTGGCGTGGCCCGGTGTGCCATTGGGCGCCTTTGCAATCATCGGCGCGGCGGCATTCCTGGCGGCGAGCATGAGCATGCCGCTGACCGCGATTGTGCTGGTGGCGGAATTTACTCGCATCGATCACGACTTTCTGGTGCCGATCATCCTCGCAGTGGTGGGTTCGATGTGCGTGAGCAAGCTGTGCGCGCGCTGGGAAAACGCTGGAAAAAAGCCCGCCTAA
- the aroA gene encoding 3-phosphoshikimate 1-carboxyvinyltransferase, producing the protein MSSQKTVTVTPPNFALNGKVAPPGSKSITNRALLLAALAKGTSRLSGALKSDDTRHMSVALRQMGVSIDEPDDTTFVVTSSGKLQLPAQPLFLGNAGTAMRFLTAAVATVQGTVVLTGDDYMQKRPIGPLLATLGQNGIRVDSPTGCPPVTVHGVGKVQAKRFEIDGGLSSQYVSALLMLAACGEAPIDVALTGKDIGARGYVDLTLDCMRAFGAQVDVVDDTTWRVAPTGYTAHDYLIEPDASAATYLWAAEVLTGGRIDIGVAAQDFTQPDAKAQAVIAQFPNMQATVVGSQMQDAIPTLAVLAAFNNTPVRFTELANLRVKECDRVQALHDGLNEIRPGLASIEGDDLLVASDPALAGTSCTALIDTHADHRIAMCFALAGLKVSGIRIQDPDCVAKTYPEYWKALGSLGVALSY; encoded by the coding sequence TTGAGCTCGCAGAAAACCGTGACCGTTACACCGCCCAATTTCGCCCTGAACGGCAAGGTCGCGCCCCCCGGCTCCAAGTCCATTACCAACCGCGCCCTGTTGCTGGCGGCCCTGGCCAAGGGCACCAGCCGCTTGAGCGGCGCGCTGAAAAGCGATGACACCCGCCACATGTCGGTGGCCCTGCGCCAGATGGGCGTGAGCATTGATGAGCCGGACGACACCACCTTCGTCGTCACCAGCTCCGGCAAGCTGCAATTGCCGGCGCAGCCGCTGTTCCTCGGCAACGCCGGCACCGCGATGCGCTTTCTGACGGCCGCCGTGGCCACCGTGCAAGGCACCGTGGTGCTGACCGGCGACGACTACATGCAAAAACGCCCGATTGGCCCGCTGCTGGCCACCCTCGGCCAGAACGGCATCCGCGTCGACAGCCCCACTGGCTGCCCGCCGGTGACCGTGCACGGCGTCGGCAAGGTGCAGGCCAAGCGCTTTGAAATCGATGGCGGTTTGTCCAGCCAGTACGTGTCGGCCTTGCTGATGCTTGCGGCCTGCGGCGAAGCTCCGATTGACGTGGCATTGACCGGCAAGGACATCGGCGCGCGGGGTTATGTGGACCTGACCCTGGACTGCATGCGGGCCTTTGGCGCGCAGGTCGACGTCGTCGACGACACCACCTGGCGCGTGGCCCCGACCGGCTACACCGCCCACGACTACCTGATCGAACCCGATGCTTCCGCTGCCACCTATTTGTGGGCCGCCGAAGTGTTGACTGGTGGGCGCATCGACATTGGCGTGGCGGCACAGGACTTCACCCAGCCGGACGCCAAGGCCCAAGCCGTGATCGCCCAGTTCCCGAACATGCAGGCCACCGTCGTCGGTTCGCAAATGCAGGACGCGATCCCGACCCTGGCGGTACTCGCGGCGTTCAACAACACCCCGGTACGCTTCACCGAATTGGCCAACCTGCGTGTAAAGGAATGCGACCGTGTGCAGGCGCTGCACGACGGCCTGAATGAAATTCGTCCGGGTTTGGCCAGCATCGAAGGTGACGACCTGCTGGTGGCCAGCGATCCAGCCTTGGCCGGTACATCGTGCACCGCGCTGATCGACACCCACGCCGACCACCGCATCGCCATGTGCTTTGCCCTCGCCGGGCTGAAAGTCTCGGGTATCCGCATTCAAGACCCCGATTGCGTGGCCAAGACCTACCCTGAGTACTGGAAGGCCCTGGGCAGTCTTGGGGTCGCACTGAGCTACTAA
- a CDS encoding CAP domain-containing protein: MRVLSLMMGLTTLAASLAFCASAMANEESQLVQQINQYRSQVQRCGNQGSQELPPLASDTRLVLPATNVGDLQQALARAAYPMVNVQAISLSGPKDAQAAMKAVRESFCRVVLDPQFVDIGVSNSGQDWRIVLARPLLSSGLGDWQTEGKQLLNLVNAARAQPRQCGTQAFTATTPLSWNDDLAGAANSHTRNMANGNFFDHLDHDGRTPGDRAELAGYIAKNIGENIAAGLDTPRKVVDGWLASPGHCANLMNPQFRELGAAYAMDPKSDAGIYWTGVFGSQ, encoded by the coding sequence ATGCGCGTGCTGTCATTGATGATGGGTCTTACGACGCTGGCCGCCAGTCTGGCGTTCTGCGCCAGCGCGATGGCGAATGAAGAAAGTCAGTTGGTGCAACAGATCAATCAGTACCGCAGCCAGGTGCAGCGCTGCGGTAACCAGGGTTCCCAGGAACTGCCACCCTTGGCCAGCGATACGCGGCTGGTGCTGCCGGCGACCAATGTCGGCGACTTGCAGCAGGCGCTGGCGCGGGCCGCGTACCCGATGGTCAACGTGCAGGCCATCAGCCTGTCGGGCCCCAAGGATGCCCAGGCCGCCATGAAGGCCGTGCGCGAAAGTTTCTGCCGCGTGGTGCTCGACCCGCAATTTGTCGACATCGGCGTGAGCAACAGCGGCCAGGACTGGCGCATCGTGCTGGCACGCCCGCTGCTGTCCAGCGGCCTGGGCGATTGGCAGACCGAAGGCAAGCAACTTCTCAACCTGGTCAATGCCGCCCGCGCGCAACCGCGTCAATGTGGCACCCAAGCGTTCACGGCAACCACGCCGCTGTCGTGGAACGATGACTTGGCCGGTGCCGCCAACAGCCACACCCGCAACATGGCCAACGGCAACTTCTTCGACCACCTCGACCACGATGGCCGCACGCCCGGCGACCGGGCCGAGCTGGCCGGGTACATCGCGAAAAACATCGGCGAGAACATCGCGGCGGGCCTCGACACCCCGCGTAAAGTCGTGGACGGCTGGCTCGCCAGCCCAGGCCATTGCGCCAACTTGATGAACCCGCAATTTCGCGAATTGGGCGCTGCCTATGCCATGGACCCGAAGAGTGACGCCGGGATTTATTGGACCGGGGTTTTCGGTTCGCAATAA